In one window of Thermosinus carboxydivorans Nor1 DNA:
- a CDS encoding aspartate aminotransferase family protein — translation MDNVFYRNLTKTYLEVDYGEGIYLYDKDGNRYMDACSGAAVSNLGHAHPRVIRAMTEQAQKVAFSHLSRWTSGPIKELADLVASLAPGSLNKLYLVSGGSEATEAALKMARQYYLERDGKTGKYRVISRWKSFHGNTIGALSMTGDKRRKKYTPLLLNFPHVAPAYCYRCPFGKEQETCAVECALDLERVIKLEGADTIAAFIAEPVGGAACGAIVPHKDYFKIVREICDHYDILLIADEVMTGFGRTGAMFAIEDYGVIPDMICAAKGMSAGYSPLGAVIVKDEIYETFKQGSGIFVHGHTYGGNPLSAAVAVAVIRTLIEDKLVENSRVVGSYLLEKLREKLQPFWFVGDVRGKGLMQGVEIVKNKATKEPFPAALGLAEKLTVTLMKHGVVVYPGSGNADGENGDQFLLAPPLIITKEQADELVEAMVAGFAEFDKSISQYK, via the coding sequence ATGGATAACGTTTTTTACCGCAATTTGACCAAAACGTATCTGGAAGTCGATTATGGCGAAGGCATTTACCTGTACGACAAGGACGGCAACCGTTACATGGACGCCTGTTCAGGGGCGGCGGTGTCCAACCTCGGCCATGCTCATCCCCGCGTGATTAGGGCTATGACCGAGCAAGCCCAAAAGGTGGCTTTTAGTCATTTATCACGCTGGACCTCCGGACCGATCAAGGAGCTGGCTGACCTCGTGGCCAGCCTCGCACCTGGTTCGCTCAATAAGCTCTATTTAGTATCCGGCGGTTCGGAGGCCACTGAGGCCGCGCTTAAGATGGCTCGCCAGTATTACCTGGAACGGGACGGCAAAACGGGGAAGTACCGGGTGATTTCTCGCTGGAAGAGTTTCCATGGCAATACGATCGGGGCCTTGTCCATGACCGGTGACAAACGCCGCAAAAAATACACACCACTATTATTGAACTTTCCCCATGTTGCTCCGGCGTACTGCTACCGCTGTCCTTTCGGCAAAGAGCAGGAGACATGCGCCGTGGAATGTGCCCTGGATCTTGAACGCGTCATCAAGCTGGAAGGCGCCGACACCATTGCTGCCTTTATCGCCGAGCCGGTAGGCGGAGCGGCCTGCGGCGCCATTGTGCCCCATAAGGATTATTTTAAAATCGTCCGTGAAATTTGCGACCACTACGACATTCTGCTGATCGCCGACGAAGTCATGACCGGGTTCGGACGGACCGGCGCAATGTTCGCCATCGAGGATTACGGTGTCATACCCGACATGATTTGTGCGGCCAAAGGCATGAGCGCCGGTTACTCGCCTCTCGGCGCCGTCATTGTCAAAGATGAAATTTACGAGACTTTCAAACAGGGTTCGGGCATTTTCGTTCACGGGCACACTTACGGCGGCAATCCCCTCTCGGCAGCGGTAGCCGTAGCGGTCATCAGAACTTTAATCGAAGATAAGCTTGTCGAAAACTCGCGGGTTGTTGGCAGTTATCTTCTGGAGAAGCTGCGGGAAAAGCTGCAGCCATTCTGGTTTGTCGGCGATGTCCGCGGCAAGGGTTTGATGCAGGGCGTAGAAATCGTCAAAAACAAAGCGACGAAAGAACCGTTTCCTGCTGCTTTGGGGTTGGCCGAAAAATTAACGGTCACCCTGATGAAGCATGGCGTTGTCGTTTATCCCGGCAGCGGCAATGCCGACGGGGAAAACGGCGATCAATTCCTTTTGGCGCCGCCGCTTATCATCACCAAAGAACAGGCGGACGAATTAGTTGAGGCTATGGTGGCCGGCTTTGCCGAATTTGACAAGTCAATTTCCCAGTATAAATAA
- a CDS encoding BKACE family enzyme — translation MEKLIVTVAPTGNVPTKAMTPFVPVTPEEIAEDIAACYEKGAAVAHIHARNEEGRPTHEIKFFAEILRRLDEKGCPIIRQISTGARAGKTAQDRAEALALNPASASLATGSSNFPTSANVNDPALIEYLAKIMLERNIKPELEIFDTAMINNAVQLHKAGLLKEPLLFNLVLGVKGSLPATPKNLFFLVESLPPNSVWSVSVIGPQHVPLSMIAMALGGHVRVGVEDNIYYSKGVLATNVTLVERIVNIAKAMGREIATPDDVKRIWGVN, via the coding sequence ATGGAAAAGCTGATTGTTACCGTTGCTCCTACCGGCAATGTGCCAACAAAAGCAATGACGCCTTTCGTTCCGGTTACGCCGGAGGAAATCGCTGAAGATATTGCGGCTTGCTATGAAAAGGGAGCAGCCGTAGCACATATTCATGCCCGTAACGAAGAGGGCAGACCAACTCACGAAATCAAGTTTTTTGCCGAAATTCTCCGCCGCCTGGACGAAAAGGGCTGTCCCATTATTCGGCAAATTTCCACGGGGGCCCGGGCCGGCAAAACCGCCCAGGATCGGGCCGAAGCCCTGGCGCTTAATCCGGCGTCTGCGAGCCTCGCGACAGGGTCGTCCAACTTTCCCACATCCGCCAATGTTAATGATCCCGCGTTGATTGAGTACCTGGCGAAAATCATGCTGGAGCGAAATATCAAGCCGGAGCTGGAGATATTTGATACCGCCATGATTAATAATGCCGTCCAGCTGCACAAGGCCGGTCTTCTTAAGGAACCGCTGCTGTTTAATCTGGTGCTGGGGGTAAAGGGGTCGCTGCCGGCCACGCCGAAAAACCTCTTTTTCCTGGTGGAAAGCCTGCCGCCCAATTCCGTCTGGAGTGTGTCGGTGATTGGCCCGCAGCATGTGCCGCTTTCCATGATCGCCATGGCTTTAGGCGGACATGTTCGCGTCGGGGTTGAGGACAATATTTATTACAGCAAAGGCGTACTGGCTACCAATGTCACCCTTGTCGAGCGGATTGTGAATATTGCCAAGGCAATGGGCAGGGAAATCGCCACACCGGACGATGTCAAGCGAATATGGGGAGTGAATTAA